In Bacillaceae bacterium S4-13-56, the sequence TGTCGTGCTGTTTATTCTATTAATCATTGTAGGATCAGCAGGTTTTTTCACACCGACTTATTAATCACATATGGGGTGCCTGACACCAATTTGCCCAGTCCTCTGCCCTCTTTAACCATTTGATGACCAGGTACACTTCATCGTTAGGAACACCTAAGAATAAACTAGG encodes:
- a CDS encoding YjcZ family sporulation protein; its protein translation is MSAVRGYAGGGFALIVVLFILLIIVGSAGFFTPTY